CCACCACGGTGACAATTCTTACTCACAAAGTACTTTTACTCTCTGTCTAGGCTTTGATGATGAAATTCACAGAGTACAGAAATTCATGAACATTAATCCTTTGACAACACATAATCTTAAAGATTATCTCATCCACTCATACATCATCTTCAAACACCAACTGTCACCTGGCTGCCAGCCCTTAAACCAAACCAGTTTCTCTTATTGTGCCTTCTGCCATAATAACATGGAATAGTGTCAACTAAATTACCTCTCTGGTTAAAACATGTGGAGCAGAACAAGATGTTTGCACCAAAAAATCTGGATTATGCAATGGCACATAATTGTTTTAATTCCAAATCACAGATCTTCCTTCAGGTTATTGAAACAGTTTCAGATCTATTAATATTCTGCATAAACTTGCAAACAGGGATACAGTGGATACAGTACTGCATGAACGttcattaaatgaattaaatctaTTAGTGATGTATGAATTCTTCCCTTTCTGAGAAGACATAAGCAACTCCTGAACCCACTTTTTCTATGAAATGCTTTAATTAGCTGCAAGCTATTTAAACATCCTTAAGGCCCCTCGCTAAACTAAAACACTTAAAGTAAAAGGCCCTCCAATAATGAACATGTATGTGGATTTTTATGCCATCCAGACAGCGCTTCTTAAACAAAACCTTGTGGTGTTTTCTAGGGGGAGCACATTATGTTTCAGTATAACGACTAATGTGTGGTGACATTATTCTGTGTAGCTGACAGAGACTATATTTGCTGTTTCATCAGGGTTCAGCACTCCTGTTCCTTCCAAATGGCATCAAGCTTTTTGCTGTCTTCTACACACTAGGGAACATCGCAGCTCTTTCCAGGTAAGATTTTTAAGGACAGCTAAACTTGGACTTCTGAGAATTTTCTTGCTATCACATTTTCCCTCCCTGTGGCACACTTCCAAGAATATGACAAACGATGAGAAACAGACTCATACAGTCTTAAATCAATTTTGAAGTCTGCCACACCCTGTTATGTTCTTCCTTGGCACAGCTACACATTTTTCCAAGGTTTGTTTCCAGGCTGGTTTTAAAGAATACACGTCAAGTagtaattattatcatttacagTCGTTACCCCATGTGCTTATCTCCTGATTCCACACAAGTTCCTTCTTATTGATAAACAACAACTGTAGGATTACAGCTCAAATGATAATCGCCATTATTTATTATGATCAGTTTGACCTGCCAGACAACTAAACCATATTTCACTttatatatttgtctttttaaataaatataggTGAACCTGTGGTGGAGTAAAAATGCTGCCACAGCTTGAAGCCATTTAAAAGGGTTGACACTTGTTGGTGGGCTCTGAAGGTCAAATACTTGTACTTGCAGCTGGAACTGCAAGTTGAAAAGTAGTAAAGCACCACGTACATGACATAGATTGGTTAGGCAAGCTTACCTGTGAAAAATGAACTAGTCTTCCAAAGGCAGTGGGCTGATATTGTACCAGATTGAGTTCATGTAATTGCGATTGCAGTTTGTTTAGTTGTCTGTCTCTAGGAACACACCAGacatttctgttttctctcattcttaTTTGCAAAGCCAAGTTTTCTGGCAAGTATTAACAAGTAAATGATGCCTCCACTATGTAGGGGCATAACAGGCTAATCTAATATCTTCTCTGTGATTGGACACCATACTTACAAATCTGTCATTACATCACCATCACTCAGGACAtatccatctttctttttcaattattctaacatttttaaaagccacACTGGTAGCATATTAAACACAGTTTTAAAGTCTGTgatgaatttaaaatattccTTATGGTAGTTTGACATTGGACATCAGTATTTGCAGGATTGTGGTGGCAGTGTGAGCACATTCAGACTATGTGCTCTAAAAATACTGTTACACTGATACACTGTACTGTGTAGACTCTGTCTGCTCCTTACTGTTTATAGTTCACGCTATCTTAAAGAAAGATCAGAATTTAACTTCAAAATGTATTATCCTCACACTGGATTTTAGAACATTATGGATTATTTAATCTGGATAACCCCTGCGTCTAAATCTAAAGATGCCATTATTTCTTTGACAGACAGTAAACCATTGACATGGGGTTTGTTTTCAGACAGGCCAGTCTCTATTTTCAGGTATCGTATGTCCACAAGGTTTAGATGTGTCAAGAAACTGGGTCACCTTCTGCTTTCATAGTCCAGGTTACTGATCCAAAGCAAGACAGTGTCATATTTTAAGGAGCTTAAAACAAGATAATACTTAAGTTTTTTCAACTGTTCCTGATTTTGACTGCAGAGGTTACAAGGAGACTATTCAGACTACTGGTTTTGTCATGTCACCTTGGAAGATTGGTGGAAGATTGTCAAAAATATGAATCAGTGATGGATCACatgatgtgaaatgtaaacattAACATGGCTGTTGCTTGAGCTTTTGTGAATTTAAGTTTAAAATTCACATCCATTAGGTTAATACAACACTAAACGTGTTAATTTCATCATCAATTTTGTAATAATTCATTGAGTTTTGCTAACAGCAAAATTTTAAAATCCAGGCGGTTGGCCATGTATTGATCAGTGATGTCCTTCCtctaaagcagcagcagcagtgtctgGATATCATTAGTGTCTCAGTCACTCTGAGCAGATGAGAAAAGCATCGAGCCTCTCTGCAGACCAGCAGAAAGAGCCTGCGTCAACTGTCGAGTCTCATCTAACAGATGTGACGCTCCACAGACTCCCACTACCCACTCAGCTCAGCTGAGCCCAGAGCTGTGTGCCTCATCAGCGGGGAAATCCTTTGTCTCGTTACAGTTATTCACGTCACACATGCATCATGAAGAAGGCTTTGAATGTGTCATCATGGTGTAGGGCATGAAATATTAACCTGCTAATAATTGCAACATGTAATTTACGTTTGATTATGGTTCCCACACAACaaacaaggtgtgtgtgtgtgtgtgtgtgtgtgtgtgtgtgtgtgtgtgtgtgtgtgtgtgtgtgtgtgtgtgtgtgtgtgtgtgtgtttgtgtgtgtgtgtgtgtgtgtgtgtgtgtgtgtgtgtgtgtgtgtgtgagaatattGAGAATGAAACAAAATCTACGCATCCTATGTCTGTCATAGCTGATCGTGCAGTTGATATGCATAcagttaatcatttttaaaggtgTTACAAAGAGAAGAAATTAGTTTTGAATACATTCCTTGGTTATGAAAAATCCTCCCTTTTATAGAAACTGAACATTTATCAACACATATTCACAGTCTTGGATGATTAACAGGTTATCTTTGGAgaaagcaacaaaaacacacccCTGTGATGAATACTCAGATATGAAGACATGATAACAATCATTTCATGGATtaacatgaaatatatttttaactgaTGCTTAAAAACTGTAACCtgactgtttcttcttgttcttctaaAGCACCTGCTTCCTAATGGGACCACTAAAACAGTTGAAGCGCATGTTTGAAAAAACAAGACTGATAGCGACCATTGTCATGCTGGTAAATATGATtatatacattcatatttatacagtattttttgGTCTCTTGTTGACCTTAATGCTTCACTAGATATGTATTCATATTCAAAATTATATTGGTAAGCATTTGATGTCCTGTTATTTTTTGTCTGCTTTCACATATTGAAGAGGTAAACTGCCTGTAGccttttcatttgaaatgagATGAATGGTCTGGTTCAGTTAAAGAGCTGGTTCTCACCATGTTGTCTTAAAGGATACTGTTTCTGATCCTCACACATTTCAGCACCATTTTATTTAGGTTAGAAGAATACATTCTCTGTAAAATGTCATTCTGCCAGCATACACGAAAGATAACCGATAAAAACTTTTCCCCACCAGCTCTGCCTCATCTTAACACTTTGTGCAGTGTTCTGGGTAAGTAGACAATAAACAGCACAAACAAGTTACATTCTTTATAGTTTAATTGCTTTGTTTTTGATCAGTAGACTAAGTCTTTTGTGTTTGCTTCCACAGTGGCATAAAAAGGGGCTGGCTATCATCTTCTGTATTCTGCAGTTTTTGGCAATGACGTGGTAAGTGTGACCCACCATTCTCATGTGTCAACTGTAGTATGTTGACTAATCAGTGACACCTACTCAGATGAAGCTGCTTTGGCCTTCATTCAGTGACTTTATGAGTGGAGTTAATCACACTGCTGGTGCTCTAATGTGACACACTGCTGTTTGCACCTGCATGGATAAATTTATAAACGGTTAAATGAACATCGGCACACTTCCAgctgattttattcatagtgaCTCATCTTTTCAGAATAGTTATAGCCCAATGAGTTTTTTCCACTCAAACTATGAAGAGTACATATCATATGATATTTGACGATAATATAATAACTAGATGGCTTATATGTGATGCCAAAAGCATGAATCAATTGATTTGCCTTAGTTAGCAACCAGTGACATGTGCATGAGTCAGGGGTGTTGTAATTAGACTGTAAGGTAGGTTGCCAGGTAGGTCGGTATTCTTGGCCTGTAGAGGAAGTGGTAGTGCCAGGATCACTGTGGACCTACTTTTTTAGACTCTACAATGTGTGGTCCTGGCAAGTAGACACAGACAGTTGTTTactaacagtccaaaatccCTGCCAGCTCTCCCCAGGGTCATTACTACTACAGGGCTGACAGGTGGACAGTCCAATGACTATTTATAGCACCTAAGTAggttttaaaaactattttttaaaagtatgtcAAATGAATTGCCTCAGAAAATATGTAATTTCAGTTGATTTACTGAAACCTGACTGTACCtcaatcatttcctgtttctgttccCACGACCTGctttaaaaaagcttttattgatTCTGCccagtttgaaataaaatggttttaccatgttttaatgtattgatATTCATTCATTAGGGCTGAAACATTACATAGCATATTAAGTTTATAACAAGAGAATAAATCATCTgcaattttgataattgatcaaTCAATTaggttttttatttaaaaatattctaAACATTTTCTGGTTCCTGTTTAGGATtagctgcttttttgttttgttatattatAGATTGAGTATCCGGATATTCGACTGCTGGTCGGGCAAAACAATCACCCTGGGCTCTGGATAATTGTGATGGACATTTCCTGATGTCATTTAGACAAAactattaatcaattaacataaaaataataatagacaGATTATAGAGCCTTAATAGTCTTACATTCAAAGTCTTAACATCCTGAGGGTCAGTGGGGTTAAGTTTTAGCACAGCAGTGAGTAAATAGACCAGTGAGTGATGTGTATCAGCGTGTCAGTGCATGTATGGTCATTAATGAGCATATTTGCACAGTAGCAACAAAGAATTTCTGCTCATAGAAACACAAACCCCCCAGCAACACAGAAGGAAGACTGTCTGCCTCACAACTACTCTGCTGTCACACCTACTGTTCATGTAGTACACTCACTTCCGCTCTGCCTGCGTTCTCAGAGGCATCACCATAGTAACCACAAGTCACACATCCCCAGCTCATTCTTAACAGACTGGGGGCATAGTGCACTCCTACGCAGGCACCGAGCCGTCTGTATGAAGGTGGCCCTTTTAAGAAGACGTAGCCACAGACCAACGCACAGAATCCAGTCCTCAGGCTGAATTGTGTAATCTAACAAAGAGAtaatataaaactaaaacacactAACTCAATGTAGAGTGCACCAGACTGAAGGAAGATAAATAACAAAACAGGATGGATTAACTTACTTATTTTACTTAAttcaatcatttaaaaacattcgGAACATTTACTTTTGGGGGGTAAACTAGTAAAACTTCAGTTCATGGTTGTAACTTGCCCATGTCTTAGCTACAACTCCAACCAGGGTCTTACAGTAAATCTTACAGCCCTGCTTAACAGGACAGAGGAGAGTTTCCTGCTGACTGGTGGTCACATAACACGGTAATCTTACTCAAGTTAATCATTGAATTTCTAGATTCCtcacatattttaaatatattagaTGTTTGATCAGGGGATTTTTAAGCTACACTACAGCGGTAATTATTTCCTCCAGTACAGGGTATagtgtttagtttagttgtaCTTGGTGTTTGGCTCACAAGCTGTTCTGAATCATTAACACGAAGATTACAGTATATCCGATTCATTCACTATCACATGTGGTTAATCCCCTTCGCCAAGTTGTATCAAATACCCATCAGTTGACTGATTGCTACTTGAAGCCTTTTAATAACAGCATTTTCATTTTGGTGTTTTGCTCttcaaaaataacattattacGCTGCCATTAAATCCTATATTTATAGTAtgcttttaatctttaatctctGAAACATCACATCATTCCAAATCCACGGTGTGTAGATCAGCATTATCAAAACATATGGACATTTCAGTTTAAGTTGAAATATCAGGGGTCCCAAACATAACAGATATGTCAAGTCAAGCTCAGCTGAAGGGAAATGTCTTCACCATGATGAACAAGAACATCTTGGACTGTCTAAACTATAGCCTCAAAATaatatttgtacttttcttcCCTATAGTTGGTGTCTTATGTTATCTGTGATTGTTCCTCTATCATGATGTTTTCTATTCTTCTCTTTCAGGTATAGCATCTCCTACATTCCATTTGCCAGGTAAGTTAACATGATTATGTGGGCTGCATTTATCTTCTGACCACTCAATGTTTTACAATAGTTTATAACATTCATTCTtggggagcaatttggggttcagatTCTTGCCCAAGAACACCTCGACATATGGACTGGTGGAACCACGtatcaaaccaccaatcttccaatgaGTGAATGACCCACTCTTCCTGATACATGACAAATATTTGAGGAAAATGTTCGCATTGATTTTCATACATAACACTGTACATTGGTACACCTAAACCACCTCTGAGAAACTGTTTTTTGTCGAATGGAATTTGAGACCTTAAATATATCCCCCATTTTTATCATAACTGTCCACACACATGACACTGTTTATGCCACACACAACAAACTGGAGGCAATACTATGACCCACCATTAAACGacaacatgttttgtttttttatttatctctaAACATCCCACTGTTTGCCTCCACCATATGGCTTTAATCCCCCCATGACGAGGGCCAGCACGAAGTGTCAAACAAATGGCAGCTTGTTGTTTCAcactcctctgtgctgtagcTCTGTGACGTTATTTGCTTCATCCAAAATGTcagataaaaaatatttttcatgcaATAATGCTCTTTGAGTAGATTTATCAAACTATTTCTCCCCTGATTAAGCAGTTGTGTTACATGTGATGAGTTTCTGTTAAGCTGGATAGGGGTGAATATGCTGTCCTGCATGAAATATGAAGATTAAGTCACATTATAGACTCACtggtttttttctttgtctttacaGTAGATAATACGCTGTATAGAGTCAAAATGTGTAGAAATCTTACTGAATTAAAAAATTCCACAGACtctgtgttcaggtgttcaccTCTGAAATTCTCCCATATGTTGTACCACCTCACTGCTTTCTCTAGGCCAAGCATGAGGTGTGATGTTTTGTCAGTCTAGCTGTAAATGGGGTTATATCTTATTTAGTGATAGGTCTAGATCCCCCCCTGCAAGCCCCCACAATGCCACCCCCATGACCCTCAAGTGTCTCGTATGTTTGGGCGACCCTATAATCTGTCCCGACAGCTGAGAGACCTCTTATAAGCACCTCGTGTttcccctccccccacccaaACGCCAACAACAACACAAGGCTGAGACAAAGACCTTTCCCGTGTGCCACCTCACAAAAGCCAAATTCCTTCAGAGAAATGCAAATTTGATGTCTTGTTTTGGGCCGACAGTTGAAATCCTGGTGATGACGTATTTCTTTATGTTActcctttgtttgtttcttaccttttttttgtcaacaCATTATTATCCTCTCTTCTTAAGCTTCTTACTTTAATCCATTTTTCATTAATTTAGATTTGATCATTTAGCTTTCTATTGTTTGCCACATTATTACAGACCAAATGCACATTTTGATCACAGTCCTCTCCCTACACCCCTGTTGGTGCTGACACAAAATGTGATACCTGGCGAACCACAACACCACATGGCGAATGGACTTGATCCTTTAATGTATTTTACCCTGTTGCCTATTTATAACTTCCCACGCTTGAAGACCAAGGTAGAAAAACCTGCTGCATGTGCACTTCCCACAGTGCTTTAAGGCCACTGTTGCTCTAAAATTTAATCAGAAGCTGGGGAAGTCTCTGAGACTTATCATTTATTCATGGAGTTTTTGGGGGGGAGCAAAAATAGCATCAAGTGaaagtaaaatttaaaaaaaaatcaaaaaaaccTCAGGCTGGATGGGTGCTAGAAAAAAggattgttgtgttttttgtttatacACCAGAGGGAGCAACCAAAGCAATACAAGGAGCCTCCTTTCTGTGCACTGAcctcccgtcctccctctcAGACTGCTTATGATCCCCCCTTCTCCTTTTAACCTTGACGGGGTTTCACACCTCCTCCACCGAAATTTAACTGTGGCTGCAGGCGAAGTCTGCATAGCAACACACCGATGGCAAGAGCAAGCAGTGCAAAGGGGAAATAGAGTAGGCAGCGATCTGTGGTTGCCATGACGATCCCTCGTATTGCATCATCCCTCAAACACAGAGCACCTGGAGAAAGGGAGCCCCCATCACTTGGAACATGTGGTGCTTCCCCGCCAAAACACGCTCACTTATTCATGACGAGCCCCACCCAGATCTTCATAACAAAGGGTGGAAGTGcttttttgtcacttttaatTTTGTACGCATCGCAGATTTTTGCACAATTTCGCTCTAAAGCACGTCTGCTGGGTATTCATGGATCATTATAGAATAACTCAAGCAACATTCCTTCATACCTTTTACTTTAATTTCCTTGCTTTAATTGTTTCCACAGttacttacatttttttctgtttgtttgtttttttcacagggATGCTGTGATGAAATGCTTCACTACCTGTCTGAGCTAGGACTCCATAATTTCATGTGATGACTGGTCCTAATATGCAAATTACAAGAATGGTGGCTCTGTAAAATATACATCTGTGTTGTTTATACGCTATATCTCCAAATTTTTACTATTGCTACTTCAGACTGTGAATTCTCTGCTTTTTAAGTCTTGCTAAAGATTATTACCAGATTATAACACTCATTACCTTTTGCTTCTGTTGTGATCGAAAAGAGTGCCTTTTATGCTTAATATATTTAAGGATATTCTTATGTTTTGAAGGTTTTATACATTTAAGTGCAGGGAAATGATTTTGACTTTGCTACACATTGTAATTTACAGGACAAGTGCCTTACTgtgttatgtatgtatttacatATAGTATGAATGAAGAGGTATTTTGAAAAATTGGCGAACCATACATATTTACATCTTTAACAGTGTGAAAttgcattaaaacacattttctgtcttctgACTACGTATGAGGCACTGATGTTTAAATGCCCTCTCAGATGctcttcagtgtttttaaataactATTTTCCCTCAGGCAGTAGTGGCACCGCTTCAGTGATGATGCACTGGGATATGAGATATCCACAGCTCTTTTGAGGTTTTTCCAGCCAGATAGATTAAAAATGAGCGCCTGTCTGGGCTGTTAGTCTTCCAAGTGTATGTGACTACAcctgcccccccaccaccacccacccctCAGCTcatcaaattacattaaaattctttctcctttttgaaTTTGATTTCCTGCCAGATGTAGCAATGACCTAGTTAATTACGCCTTTCTGAGCATTGTGCTTTTGACGTGACCTAATAACCCAATATAGCTTGCATTGGGATCCCTATATTGCTTCAGCATGATGGCATAGCCTTTGAGGATAGGGTTGCCATGACAACCTCCTCTGAAAGATTCGTAACCTCAACCTACCCCCATCTGTGCCGCAGATGTTCATATTATCCTGATGAGAAGGTGTGCGTCTCTTTATTTTATAGAACACCTTGGACCAGCAGTCATGAATCCATTTGATTTACAGTGaagaaatgattttaaagctgtttaATGCATCCGTCTCCACATAAAGAAAGACACACTGCTTCTTATCAGCCTATGTAGTAACTGAAGGGTTTGCTTCAGGCTCACCAAACATGCCTCTAGGTTTTCTTTGTACTAAATAACAGCAATTCAGCCCCCACATGTTTTCATCAGGCACTTGTATAATGTGGTGGTGGATTAGCATTAGCAAAATCTCCCTTCTGTACTTCTTGTTCAACTAACTTAATAGTGGACCTGCAAATCCCTGAATACCGTATACTTCCCAAGTAATCTGAGGGATAAAATAATTCCCTTGAATGAAGAGAGGTTGGTTGTTTTTGTGATCAGTTTTCTTTACCCGCTATTTTTGGATTAAAAGTTTGAGGGTGTGGGGGAGAAATACCCTGACCCCAGCAATCTGTTAGAGTGTCCTGTTTCGTCTTTATCACTTTATCACTTCTAATCCATTGTTATGTCAGAGAGATGAGGGATCCCACGCCAAGGCAGCCACTGAAATTAAACACTGGGTGCTTTTCGGCTTCATGAGTTCATCTTTGTAAAGATTAATAAATAACTTGTCCGGGTTAGTCATGGGTCATTTTCAAGAGATTGATTAAAAATCCATGAGTTAGTCTGAGCTAAACTGAGTATGTGAAAAGTAATCAACTACAGATATATTATTCTAATCATAACAATTATGCCATTTTTGCTATTTCAGGTCACTTTTTTG
This portion of the Scomber japonicus isolate fScoJap1 chromosome 14, fScoJap1.pri, whole genome shotgun sequence genome encodes:
- the sft2d1 gene encoding vesicle transport protein SFT2A — translated: MDKLRRVLSGQEDNEELGLTAQVLDASTLSYSTRVKWFVICFASGILCSILGSALLFLPNGIKLFAVFYTLGNIAALSSTCFLMGPLKQLKRMFEKTRLIATIVMLLCLILTLCAVFWWHKKGLAIIFCILQFLAMTWYSISYIPFARDAVMKCFTTCLS